From a single Prosthecobacter algae genomic region:
- a CDS encoding D-alanyl-D-alanine carboxypeptidase family protein, whose protein sequence is MIQTCLVSSAAEEDLSAPPVVTAKSWAIVDAKTGSLLWGDLAGEPRKAASTAKMMCALVVLQMAEKETSIFEEWVTFSKVASSTPGSTAGIKAGEKVKVRDCLYGLLLPSGNDAGNALAEHLNARLAGPDEAMLKAGMDNPTLKSRVNFIAEMNRVARQIGMTKTVYRSAYGDGGTDKDLTTTASDLCRLAVKVMSSETFRTCVRTQHHEAVVRTGAKSTRQVTWENSNALLALDMGYDGIKTGLTNQAGHCLVASAHRGGDHLYGVVLGSSSADGRYADMRNLFRWAWKQRPARP, encoded by the coding sequence ATGATACAGACCTGTCTTGTCAGTTCGGCTGCCGAGGAAGATCTGAGTGCGCCGCCGGTGGTCACTGCGAAATCCTGGGCGATCGTGGACGCCAAGACGGGTAGCCTATTATGGGGAGACTTGGCGGGTGAACCGCGCAAGGCGGCCAGCACGGCAAAGATGATGTGCGCCCTGGTGGTCTTGCAGATGGCGGAAAAGGAGACCTCGATTTTCGAGGAATGGGTGACGTTCTCCAAAGTCGCCAGCAGCACACCCGGATCCACGGCCGGGATCAAAGCCGGGGAGAAGGTGAAGGTGCGGGATTGTCTCTATGGCCTGCTGCTCCCTTCCGGCAATGATGCGGGCAATGCCCTGGCTGAACATCTGAATGCACGACTGGCCGGACCCGATGAGGCAATGCTGAAAGCGGGCATGGATAATCCGACTCTGAAAAGCCGGGTGAATTTCATTGCCGAGATGAACCGTGTAGCCCGCCAGATCGGGATGACGAAGACGGTCTATCGCTCCGCCTACGGGGATGGGGGGACGGACAAGGACCTGACGACGACGGCAAGCGATCTCTGCCGATTGGCGGTAAAGGTGATGAGCTCGGAAACCTTCCGAACCTGTGTCCGCACTCAGCATCATGAAGCCGTGGTGAGGACGGGGGCTAAGTCCACCCGGCAGGTGACCTGGGAAAATAGCAATGCCTTGCTGGCCTTGGACATGGGTTACGATGGTATCAAAACGGGTCTCACCAACCAGGCGGGGCACTGCCTGGTGGCCAGTGCGCATCGTGGCGGTGATCATCTTTATGGGGTGGTTCTAGGGAGTTCCTCCGCCGATGGACGTTATGCCGATATGCGGAATCTCTTTCGCTGGGCCTGGAAGCAGCGTCCTGCTAGGCCGTAA
- a CDS encoding sulfatase, with translation MIFPVRFFLSILCLGPLVLQAAPKVKTRSAAGKPNVLFIIADDLKDYVGWMGGHPQALTPNMDRLAKMGMRFTNAHCNYALCNPSRTSLLTGLQPASSGVFGNEQDWRRSLQVAGKATLPEHFKAMGFATAAGGKIFHANHGGPEGRLAGWHGGRRGFEQDAAWDTRFPEPGVQIPDLPVHTGQNFNGMNIWHWDWGQIDLPDELTDDGAVTTWAADFLKQKAKKPFFLSVGLYRPHSPWYVPQKYFDLFPLDSIQLPEVKEGDLDDVPEFARSHNKPGSHHEKILKGNQWKEAVRAYLASVAFCDAMLGRVLDGLASGPNAENTIVVFTSDHGWYLGEKNLWHKGKLWEETTRVPLTIYAPGLTKEDTVSDQPVSLVDLYPTLCDLVKVAKPEHLDGHSLLPLLKDPSGKSEGPAITTMGGGDRASYAARSDRWRYIRYADGSEELYDHQADPHEWTNVAGDSAHASLKQELAAFFPKEFKSASRPAKEVGNTPSDDGSAHLKLQIGDELSAEESPNIQGRGLFVDAVFDYSPRVDADSSLVSQGNGQMGWALHLVAGKPTLSIFQDGKVTSITGDGLVEGTCNVRAMIDADGLMSLAVPGRSEVLGVTPFANGFPTQPTQGLGAGISFGPLSVAEFPNSTPWDGRVYRLRVTVMPPKETVAKPGN, from the coding sequence ATGATTTTCCCCGTCCGATTTTTCCTATCGATCCTTTGCCTGGGGCCACTCGTCCTCCAGGCCGCCCCCAAAGTGAAAACCCGCAGCGCGGCGGGCAAGCCGAATGTGCTCTTCATCATCGCGGATGACCTCAAGGACTACGTGGGCTGGATGGGCGGGCATCCCCAGGCCCTGACGCCTAACATGGATCGCCTGGCGAAAATGGGCATGCGCTTCACCAATGCCCACTGCAACTATGCCCTGTGCAACCCGTCCCGTACAAGCCTGCTGACTGGCCTGCAGCCTGCCTCCAGCGGAGTCTTTGGCAATGAGCAGGACTGGCGCCGCAGTTTGCAGGTGGCGGGCAAAGCCACTCTGCCAGAGCATTTTAAGGCCATGGGATTTGCCACGGCTGCGGGCGGGAAAATCTTCCATGCCAATCACGGTGGCCCAGAGGGGCGGTTGGCAGGCTGGCATGGTGGTCGGCGTGGCTTTGAACAAGATGCTGCCTGGGACACCCGTTTCCCTGAGCCGGGGGTACAGATCCCTGACCTGCCTGTGCATACCGGACAAAACTTCAACGGCATGAACATCTGGCATTGGGACTGGGGCCAGATCGATCTGCCGGATGAGCTGACGGATGACGGCGCGGTCACCACCTGGGCGGCTGATTTTCTCAAGCAGAAGGCGAAGAAGCCCTTCTTCCTTTCGGTCGGTCTCTATCGTCCGCATTCGCCCTGGTATGTGCCGCAGAAGTATTTTGACCTGTTCCCTCTGGACAGCATCCAACTGCCGGAGGTGAAGGAAGGGGACCTGGACGATGTGCCTGAGTTTGCTCGATCCCATAACAAACCGGGCAGCCATCATGAAAAGATCCTGAAGGGCAATCAGTGGAAGGAAGCCGTGCGTGCCTACCTGGCCAGTGTCGCCTTTTGCGATGCAATGCTGGGGCGTGTGCTGGATGGCCTAGCCAGTGGACCCAATGCGGAAAACACCATCGTCGTCTTCACCTCCGACCATGGCTGGTACCTGGGGGAAAAGAACCTGTGGCACAAAGGCAAGCTGTGGGAGGAGACAACCCGTGTGCCCCTGACCATTTACGCGCCCGGTCTGACGAAGGAAGACACGGTGAGTGATCAGCCCGTGTCGCTGGTGGATCTGTATCCGACCCTTTGCGATCTCGTGAAGGTGGCCAAACCGGAGCACCTGGACGGCCACAGCCTGCTGCCTCTTTTGAAAGATCCCTCCGGCAAGAGCGAAGGTCCTGCCATCACTACCATGGGCGGCGGGGACCGGGCGAGCTATGCGGCCCGTAGCGACCGCTGGCGCTACATCCGCTATGCCGATGGCAGTGAGGAACTTTATGACCATCAGGCCGACCCGCATGAGTGGACCAATGTGGCTGGCGACTCCGCCCATGCCTCCCTCAAGCAGGAACTGGCGGCTTTCTTCCCCAAGGAATTCAAGTCCGCCTCCCGCCCGGCCAAAGAAGTGGGCAACACCCCCAGCGATGACGGCAGTGCGCATCTGAAATTGCAGATCGGCGATGAACTGAGCGCGGAAGAATCCCCCAACATCCAGGGGCGAGGTCTTTTTGTGGATGCGGTCTTTGATTACAGTCCCCGTGTGGATGCGGACAGTTCTCTGGTCTCGCAGGGAAATGGCCAGATGGGGTGGGCTCTGCATCTGGTGGCTGGCAAGCCGACGTTGAGCATTTTCCAGGATGGCAAGGTCACCTCCATCACGGGAGACGGGCTGGTGGAAGGGACCTGCAATGTGCGGGCCATGATTGATGCCGATGGTCTGATGTCCCTGGCCGTCCCCGGGCGCAGCGAAGTGCTGGGTGTCACACCTTTTGCCAACGGCTTCCCCACTCAACCCACCCAGGGGCTGGGGGCTGGCATCAGCTTTGGTCCGCTGAGTGTGGCCGAGTTTCCCAACAGCACTCCTTGGGATGGTAGGGTCTATCGCCTGCGGGTGACCGTGATGCCCCCTAAAGAGACAGTCGCGAAGCCGGGCAATTGA
- a CDS encoding spermine synthase, with translation MKPFLTLAQARTPEGAELTLHSHDTEFYIRVNRQPLMGTNASESEKVLAELACSRLGQHTAPRVLIGGLGLGFSLRRVLECVGAGAHVQVAELLPEVVAWNREFLTTVNGLLLDDPRVEISVMDVFQILAQAPSGHYDAILLDVDNGPIAMVKEGNGRLYQAQGLATISRALKPGGRVTFWSASQDSAFARRLAKAGFKVEIVGCKAYPQAKKKTHTIFVGDRS, from the coding sequence ATGAAACCCTTCCTCACCCTCGCCCAAGCCCGCACGCCCGAGGGGGCCGAACTGACGCTGCATTCCCACGACACGGAGTTTTACATTCGCGTGAACCGCCAACCTTTGATGGGAACCAACGCTTCCGAGTCCGAGAAGGTCTTGGCCGAACTGGCCTGCAGCCGCTTGGGTCAGCACACGGCCCCCCGCGTTCTCATCGGGGGTTTGGGGCTCGGCTTCAGCCTGCGTCGCGTGCTGGAGTGCGTGGGTGCTGGTGCCCATGTGCAGGTGGCGGAGCTGCTGCCTGAAGTGGTCGCCTGGAACCGTGAATTCCTCACCACCGTCAATGGCCTGCTGCTGGATGATCCTCGTGTGGAAATCTCCGTCATGGATGTTTTCCAAATCCTCGCCCAGGCCCCCTCAGGCCATTATGATGCCATTTTGCTGGATGTGGACAATGGCCCCATCGCCATGGTCAAAGAAGGCAATGGCCGCCTCTATCAGGCCCAGGGACTGGCCACCATCTCACGGGCTTTAAAGCCTGGAGGCCGCGTCACCTTCTGGTCTGCCAGCCAGGACTCCGCCTTTGCCCGGAGGCTAGCCAAAGCAGGCTTCAAAGTCGAAATCGTGGGCTGCAAGGCTTACCCTCAAGCGAAGAAAAAGACGCACACCATTTTTGTGGGTGACCGAAGCTAG
- a CDS encoding DUF6600 domain-containing protein encodes MNDPATASNEADSHEPTLTMKHFYLLLCATLLAVAAPVSTARADVDVSIDFFFDNLSPHGDWIYADDYGYVFQPAVSQDPGWAPYSDGYWAYTDAGWTWISNEDFGWATYHYGRWIRMSGNWVWVPGYEWAPAWVSWRQADDHIGWAPLPPEARWSVSVGFNQWTDSYYDVGPSYYNFVPFNLFARRTSLRPVIIDRGRNYTYIDRSVNITNISYRQNVVNNIFVGGPDPSRFDRGENRIRRLSLRRDDDRFRNDWQNTRGERPRGYDSLSRIERDELIVAAPSIRRDESLRLPSRVKERLERPEIDRGWRGSDTQAVERLRERQREDFSKNKPANLPDKALDLVTSKVPPPAVGRLLKPEERRGPGQRPAPGSIEEDVRKAMPADKDGQPGDPRKKNGRPDVKDTPPTGAPDRPGMPDRETRPGERPRDGRMPGDRTPDGRGEEGRMPGANPRDLPGRGQPEKPERPGADKDDRPDRRPGVKPGEAPRPRLAPGVVPSDEIPRRGGTPMTPPKTEDAPPAPKAVPNVPEPRKTRPELPKVRPESPGNRPERLPDMRPNIPNAPSDARPVPMPEPRRVPEAKPKRMPEPSTPKVKPAPMPKPEARPTPAVKRPDEAALRTARPEPRVTPQVKKPAAQPRPQVKQAPPAPRPEVKKAAPAPRPQVKKAPAPTKKPAAADAEKKRRER; translated from the coding sequence ATGAATGACCCGGCCACCGCATCCAACGAGGCTGATTCCCATGAACCCACCCTCACCATGAAACACTTTTATCTCCTCTTATGCGCCACGCTTCTAGCGGTGGCAGCGCCGGTCTCCACGGCGCGCGCTGATGTGGATGTCTCCATCGACTTCTTCTTTGATAACCTGAGTCCGCACGGCGACTGGATCTATGCCGATGATTACGGATACGTATTTCAGCCTGCTGTTTCCCAAGATCCCGGCTGGGCACCTTACTCGGATGGCTATTGGGCCTACACGGATGCCGGCTGGACCTGGATCTCGAACGAAGACTTCGGCTGGGCCACCTACCACTATGGACGCTGGATCCGCATGAGCGGGAACTGGGTCTGGGTGCCTGGTTATGAGTGGGCCCCCGCCTGGGTTTCCTGGCGCCAGGCCGATGACCACATCGGCTGGGCCCCCTTGCCCCCCGAGGCTCGCTGGTCTGTCAGCGTCGGCTTCAATCAGTGGACGGACAGCTACTACGATGTCGGCCCCTCCTATTATAACTTCGTGCCGTTCAATCTCTTTGCCCGCCGCACTTCCCTGCGTCCGGTCATCATTGATCGCGGCCGCAACTACACCTACATTGACCGCTCCGTAAACATCACCAACATCTCCTATAGGCAGAATGTGGTGAACAACATCTTTGTGGGCGGCCCGGATCCTTCCCGGTTCGACCGGGGTGAAAACCGCATCCGTCGCCTAAGCCTGCGCCGCGACGATGACCGCTTCCGCAATGATTGGCAGAACACACGCGGCGAACGGCCCCGGGGTTACGACAGCCTCTCACGCATTGAGCGGGATGAACTCATCGTCGCTGCCCCATCCATTCGCAGAGATGAGTCCCTCCGCCTCCCTTCCCGGGTGAAAGAACGCCTCGAGCGCCCTGAAATTGACCGCGGCTGGCGTGGCAGCGATACACAGGCCGTCGAGCGCCTGCGTGAGCGTCAACGCGAAGATTTTTCCAAAAACAAACCTGCCAATCTGCCTGACAAAGCGCTCGATCTGGTGACCAGCAAAGTGCCACCACCCGCCGTTGGCCGTCTGCTGAAGCCCGAAGAACGCCGTGGCCCCGGCCAGCGCCCAGCCCCAGGCAGCATCGAGGAAGATGTGCGCAAGGCCATGCCCGCCGATAAGGATGGCCAACCAGGCGACCCTCGGAAAAAGAATGGCAGGCCCGATGTGAAAGACACCCCTCCCACCGGTGCGCCAGATCGCCCCGGCATGCCTGACCGTGAAACACGTCCAGGTGAACGCCCGAGAGATGGCCGGATGCCGGGTGACCGCACCCCGGATGGCCGTGGTGAAGAAGGCCGCATGCCAGGTGCCAACCCACGCGACCTCCCTGGCCGTGGACAGCCCGAAAAACCTGAGCGTCCAGGTGCAGACAAAGATGACCGCCCAGATCGTCGCCCAGGCGTGAAGCCAGGCGAGGCCCCCCGTCCTCGGCTAGCTCCAGGTGTGGTTCCCAGCGATGAAATTCCACGTCGTGGCGGCACCCCGATGACCCCGCCAAAAACCGAAGATGCGCCCCCAGCCCCCAAGGCTGTCCCTAATGTGCCCGAACCCCGTAAAACCAGACCCGAGCTGCCGAAGGTCCGCCCTGAGTCCCCAGGAAATCGGCCTGAACGCCTCCCGGATATGCGTCCCAATATTCCCAATGCCCCTTCGGATGCCCGCCCAGTCCCCATGCCGGAGCCACGCCGCGTTCCTGAAGCCAAGCCGAAGCGCATGCCAGAACCCAGCACCCCAAAGGTGAAACCTGCGCCGATGCCCAAGCCCGAAGCCCGCCCCACCCCAGCCGTGAAACGGCCCGATGAAGCTGCGCTGCGGACAGCCCGGCCAGAACCACGGGTCACCCCCCAGGTCAAAAAGCCTGCAGCCCAGCCACGTCCTCAGGTCAAACAGGCTCCCCCAGCCCCACGCCCTGAGGTAAAAAAGGCCGCTCCAGCGCCTCGCCCCCAAGTGAAGAAAGCCCCAGCTCCGACTAAAAAGCCAGCCGCAGCGGATGCTGAAAAGAAGCGCCGTGAACGCTAA
- a CDS encoding ParA family protein, translating to MRIVAITNQKGGVGKTTTAVNLSACLAQRGVRCLLIDLDSQGNATSGLGLAKEEGGSIYSALVEGSDPHEVIRSTRLPNLSIIRSHQELAGCEIELAQRGNHLTRLREVLDQLRQSNHFDYAFLDCPPSLGVLMTSALAAADEMLVPIQCEYFGLEGLSSIVQVVQQIRDCGVNPNLLLEGIVMTMYDQRANLANQVVNDVKSYFAEVIYNTIIPRTVRLGEAPSYGKTIVEYEANGRGAQAYRALAEEFMARRANK from the coding sequence ATGCGGATAGTCGCGATCACCAATCAAAAGGGCGGAGTGGGTAAAACCACCACCGCCGTCAACCTGTCTGCCTGTCTCGCCCAGCGAGGCGTGCGCTGCCTGCTTATTGACCTGGACTCCCAGGGCAATGCCACCAGCGGCCTGGGCCTGGCCAAGGAAGAGGGCGGCAGCATCTATTCGGCTCTGGTCGAAGGCTCCGACCCTCACGAAGTCATCCGCAGCACCCGGCTGCCCAATCTTTCCATCATCCGCAGCCACCAGGAACTGGCGGGCTGCGAGATCGAACTCGCCCAGCGAGGCAACCACCTCACCCGCCTCCGCGAGGTGCTGGACCAGCTCCGCCAGTCGAACCATTTTGACTACGCCTTTCTGGACTGCCCCCCTTCCCTGGGCGTCCTGATGACCTCAGCCCTGGCTGCGGCCGATGAAATGCTGGTGCCGATCCAGTGTGAGTACTTCGGTCTTGAAGGCCTTTCGAGCATTGTGCAGGTGGTGCAGCAGATCCGCGACTGTGGGGTCAATCCCAACCTCCTCCTGGAAGGCATCGTCATGACGATGTACGATCAGCGTGCCAATCTGGCCAACCAGGTCGTCAACGATGTGAAGAGCTACTTTGCCGAGGTCATTTATAATACCATCATCCCTCGCACCGTGCGCCTGGGTGAGGCCCCGAGCTACGGCAAGACCATCGTCGAGTATGAAGCCAATGGACGCGGGGCCCAGGCCTACCGGGCCCTGGCGGAAGAGTTCATGGCCCGGCGAGCCAACAAGTGA
- a CDS encoding DEAD/DEAH box helicase: protein MEFTEKWLGEIGGWQAMKAARGLVEAGLVELQTAEAGLVRGLAGSGKMKFSCGLRIKGRSDVDNLCTCPAARRSMICEHSLAVALVHLRPASARPAPVSGRPSGGAVPPPARSAGPVPAAPKARVPRRVPGRYSLFLPETLLLGTAREPLGAYVKFEAGGEAEESLLAAWLAEQGIQAQSAPLSLNAKVLAEMFPLLSGHPRVIAGKPSGGGKGVAVAAEPMRLPLLIEAKGGQVDLRLEGGGQGPLFKSDPGGWWVCRETSSLFSLPRSESEVSRVLAELPAMRPLSWLVAHREALADVFQIEMRGAALEKFHVAPVPCTFELHLDGSFQAADVTLSAEYQGRRWGITSGKVPTSVESIFPIQDQESTGTFYVFNRQAESRLLARLQFMGFKSAGMKLGTVDTEVFRLMGQENVMRFFASDLPRLRHEVLVVEGDKWRAATRGVGRIQPQVREVPANGERGAGSDWLAVEFGYESPDGFRLPRAEVLRLVRSGQRSVQGKNGKKYLLDLQEVEEFEDTLKDVPLQITPDGAKISSLHAGYFLPESDTAASLPGEKETLGLLGDLGGRLRPYQLLGVRWMTSLVQAGRGGLLGDEMGLGKTVQSIALVASFLSQRQRQEPVLIVCPKSLCGNWLAEFERFAPHLKVTISQGSKRESVLNNINDFNVIITTYQLVVRDVDQLKIQKFGFILLDEASYIRNPDTDAAKCLRSLKAHARVALTGTPVENSTRDLWSIFQFLLPGYLGSRENFKERFDQPIQTALGTPAGQAASERLKKLIRPYFLRRTKREVLKDLPDKIEQVLWCDPSPAQGEVYRRLLEEGREEIKAARKRSGQGGAKMTMFTVLLRLRQACCDLRLTGLQGDTIGKLDREDLSGKWPMLQERLESIIDGGGKVLIFSQFVQYLRLVRDYLGEQKTSYAYLDGGSQDRDAQVKTFQSDPSCRVFLISLKAGGYGLNLTAADHVILLDPWWNPAVESQAIDRAHRIGQQRVVTAYRLAIRGTVEERILALQAKKRGLVEAALDEQSPLMAGLLESDLESLIAD from the coding sequence ATGGAATTCACGGAGAAATGGTTGGGAGAAATCGGTGGCTGGCAGGCCATGAAGGCCGCGCGTGGCCTCGTGGAAGCCGGTCTTGTGGAACTGCAGACCGCAGAGGCCGGCCTTGTGCGTGGTCTGGCCGGCAGTGGGAAAATGAAGTTTTCCTGTGGACTTCGCATCAAAGGCCGCAGCGATGTGGACAACCTTTGCACCTGCCCCGCAGCCCGCCGGAGCATGATCTGTGAGCATTCCCTGGCTGTGGCACTGGTGCATCTTCGGCCAGCCAGCGCTCGCCCAGCCCCTGTCTCAGGCCGTCCATCGGGAGGGGCGGTGCCACCACCTGCCAGGAGCGCGGGTCCCGTTCCTGCCGCTCCAAAGGCACGTGTGCCCCGGCGTGTCCCTGGGCGCTACTCCTTATTTTTGCCGGAAACGCTGCTCCTGGGAACGGCACGTGAACCGCTGGGAGCCTACGTGAAATTTGAGGCGGGAGGCGAGGCTGAGGAATCCCTGCTGGCGGCTTGGTTGGCGGAGCAGGGAATCCAGGCTCAAAGCGCCCCCCTGTCTCTCAATGCAAAGGTCCTGGCGGAGATGTTTCCGCTTTTGTCAGGTCATCCACGGGTGATTGCTGGAAAACCCTCGGGAGGTGGCAAGGGGGTGGCCGTGGCTGCCGAACCCATGCGGCTGCCCCTGCTGATCGAGGCCAAGGGTGGGCAGGTGGATCTCAGGCTGGAGGGAGGCGGCCAGGGGCCTCTTTTTAAATCCGACCCAGGCGGGTGGTGGGTCTGTCGTGAGACTTCGAGTCTCTTTTCGTTGCCACGGTCCGAAAGTGAAGTGAGTCGGGTCTTGGCGGAGTTGCCGGCGATGCGTCCGCTTTCCTGGTTGGTCGCTCACCGGGAGGCTCTGGCCGACGTGTTCCAGATTGAAATGCGCGGTGCTGCCCTGGAGAAATTCCACGTGGCCCCGGTGCCCTGTACGTTCGAATTGCACTTGGACGGTTCGTTCCAGGCTGCCGATGTGACCCTTTCCGCCGAGTATCAGGGGCGACGTTGGGGCATTACCTCCGGGAAGGTACCAACATCCGTTGAGAGCATTTTTCCCATTCAGGATCAAGAATCAACGGGAACTTTTTACGTTTTCAACAGGCAGGCTGAATCCAGGCTTTTGGCCCGGCTTCAGTTTATGGGCTTCAAGTCAGCCGGGATGAAACTGGGAACCGTGGATACCGAGGTTTTTCGCCTGATGGGGCAGGAAAATGTGATGCGGTTTTTTGCTTCAGACCTGCCGCGTCTGCGTCACGAAGTGCTGGTTGTTGAGGGGGATAAATGGCGGGCGGCCACCCGTGGGGTGGGGCGCATCCAGCCTCAGGTCCGCGAGGTGCCCGCCAATGGCGAGCGCGGGGCGGGTTCAGACTGGTTGGCGGTGGAGTTTGGCTATGAATCTCCCGATGGGTTCCGCCTTCCCAGGGCGGAGGTGCTGCGGTTGGTCCGCTCGGGCCAGCGAAGTGTGCAGGGGAAAAATGGCAAAAAGTACCTTCTGGACCTCCAGGAGGTGGAGGAGTTTGAGGATACCCTGAAGGATGTGCCGCTCCAGATTACCCCGGATGGAGCCAAGATCAGTTCCCTTCACGCCGGGTATTTCCTGCCGGAATCAGACACAGCGGCCTCGCTGCCGGGGGAAAAAGAGACTCTGGGTCTCCTCGGTGATCTGGGGGGGCGTCTGCGCCCTTATCAGCTCTTGGGGGTTCGCTGGATGACTTCCCTGGTCCAGGCGGGCCGTGGCGGCCTTCTGGGGGACGAGATGGGGCTTGGCAAAACGGTCCAGAGCATCGCGCTGGTAGCCAGTTTTCTATCCCAGCGGCAGCGTCAGGAGCCGGTTTTGATTGTCTGCCCGAAATCCCTGTGCGGAAACTGGCTGGCGGAGTTTGAGCGCTTTGCCCCCCATTTAAAGGTGACCATCTCCCAAGGGAGCAAGCGTGAAAGCGTGTTGAATAATATTAACGATTTTAACGTGATAATAACCACTTATCAGTTGGTGGTTAGAGATGTTGATCAATTAAAGATTCAAAAATTTGGCTTCATTTTATTGGATGAAGCCAGCTACATTCGGAATCCCGATACGGATGCTGCCAAATGCCTGCGTAGCCTGAAGGCCCACGCTCGCGTCGCCCTGACGGGAACCCCGGTGGAAAACAGCACCCGGGATCTGTGGTCCATCTTCCAGTTCCTTCTCCCTGGTTACCTGGGCAGCCGGGAAAACTTCAAGGAGCGGTTTGATCAGCCGATCCAGACGGCCCTGGGAACTCCGGCTGGGCAGGCGGCGAGTGAGCGTCTGAAGAAACTCATTCGCCCGTATTTTCTGCGGCGCACCAAGCGGGAGGTGCTGAAGGACCTGCCGGATAAGATCGAACAGGTACTGTGGTGCGATCCTTCACCAGCGCAGGGTGAGGTCTATCGGCGTCTGCTTGAGGAAGGTCGCGAGGAGATCAAGGCTGCACGCAAACGTTCCGGCCAAGGCGGGGCGAAGATGACCATGTTCACCGTGCTGCTCCGTCTGCGCCAGGCTTGCTGTGATTTACGTCTCACCGGCTTGCAGGGGGATACTATAGGCAAGCTGGACCGGGAGGATCTGTCTGGGAAATGGCCCATGCTGCAGGAGCGCCTGGAATCCATCATCGATGGTGGTGGAAAAGTTCTTATATTCAGCCAGTTCGTTCAATATTTACGTTTGGTTCGTGATTATTTGGGCGAACAAAAAACCTCGTATGCCTATCTGGATGGTGGCAGTCAGGATCGCGATGCCCAGGTGAAGACTTTCCAGTCGGATCCTTCCTGCCGGGTCTTCCTCATCAGTCTCAAGGCCGGTGGCTACGGGCTGAACCTTACCGCCGCAGACCACGTCATTCTGCTGGACCCCTGGTGGAACCCGGCGGTGGAATCGCAGGCCATTGACCGTGCCCACCGTATCGGTCAGCAGCGGGTGGTCACCGCCTACCGTCTGGCGATCCGGGGGACGGTGGAGGAGCGAATCCTGGCTCTCCAGGCGAAAAAACGCGGTCTGGTGGAGGCGGCGCTGGATGAGCAGTCGCCTCTCATGGCGGGGCTTTTGGAGAGCGATCTTGAGTCCCTGATTGCGGATTGA
- the queD gene encoding 6-carboxytetrahydropterin synthase QueD gives MRCRIIKDFRFEAAQTLPNLPGNHKCTQMHGHSFKVEIAVEGEVDPHIGWVYDHAEISKAMKPLLDRMDHAYLNEIEGLENPTIENMAAWLWKKLAPQLPGLCEIVIYETPTARCVFRGEF, from the coding sequence ATGCGCTGCCGCATCATCAAAGACTTCCGCTTCGAGGCCGCTCAAACGCTGCCTAATCTCCCTGGGAACCATAAGTGCACCCAGATGCATGGCCATAGCTTCAAAGTGGAGATCGCTGTCGAAGGTGAGGTGGATCCGCACATCGGCTGGGTGTATGACCACGCAGAAATCAGCAAGGCCATGAAACCTCTGCTGGATCGCATGGATCATGCCTACCTCAACGAGATCGAGGGCCTGGAGAATCCGACCATCGAAAACATGGCTGCCTGGCTGTGGAAAAAGCTGGCCCCTCAGCTTCCCGGCCTGTGCGAAATCGTCATCTACGAAACCCCGACGGCGCGCTGTGTTTTTCGTGGGGAGTTCTGA
- a CDS encoding H-type lectin domain-containing protein produces the protein MTSTPVPWKILSSSATFNVLSEGWNLAEIEAGEEQTRSFSVEIVFDSPFLATPVVQLGISSFDIDQRDSARLTVLATQITESGFTAVISTWANTRVYAAGFNWFAIGA, from the coding sequence ATGACCTCCACTCCTGTCCCTTGGAAGATTCTTTCCTCATCTGCCACTTTCAATGTCCTCAGTGAGGGCTGGAACCTGGCGGAAATTGAAGCTGGTGAGGAGCAAACCCGCAGCTTCAGTGTGGAGATCGTCTTTGATTCTCCCTTCTTGGCCACGCCGGTCGTCCAACTCGGAATCTCCAGTTTTGACATTGATCAGCGCGACAGTGCCCGCCTGACCGTCCTGGCCACTCAAATTACTGAATCTGGATTCACAGCCGTCATTTCCACCTGGGCCAACACGCGGGTTTACGCCGCCGGCTTCAACTGGTTTGCGATTGGGGCATAG